From one Sulfurimonas sp. HSL-3221 genomic stretch:
- a CDS encoding Sec-independent protein translocase subunit TatA/TatB — MGMPSGTELLLIFGIIVLLFGAKKIPDLAKGIGKGIKNFKNEMKDEPEEVASNEAPKKVEGGDATAASEAPKESEKQA; from the coding sequence ATGGGTATGCCAAGCGGAACTGAACTGCTGTTGATTTTCGGGATCATCGTCCTGCTCTTCGGTGCGAAAAAAATTCCGGATCTTGCCAAGGGTATCGGCAAGGGAATCAAGAACTTCAAGAATGAGATGAAAGACGAACCGGAAGAGGTTGCAAGCAACGAGGCCCCCAAAAAAGTCGAGGGCGGTGACGCAACGGCAGCTTCCGAAGCACCCAAAGAATCCGAAAAACAGGCGTAA
- the gmk gene encoding guanylate kinase has translation MNKNGGAILVLSGPSGAGKSSLIKKVAEAIGPYYFSISTTTRPMREGEVDGVHYHFVDEESFKRDIEEENFLEYAVVHGNYYGTSLKPVKAALAEGKLVIFDIDVQGHDAVQNRMGDITTSAFITTPTLSELEQRLRARATDAAEVIERRIDMAKREVQRMSEYDYIIINDDLDEAAEVLVSVARAARLKVPTLKINAFVQAWEAH, from the coding sequence ATGAACAAAAACGGCGGAGCGATCCTGGTCCTGTCGGGCCCAAGCGGTGCGGGGAAGAGTTCTCTGATCAAAAAAGTGGCCGAGGCGATCGGACCCTACTACTTCTCGATCTCGACAACGACACGACCGATGCGCGAGGGGGAAGTGGACGGTGTGCATTACCACTTCGTCGACGAGGAGAGCTTCAAGCGCGACATCGAGGAGGAGAACTTCCTGGAGTACGCCGTCGTCCACGGCAACTACTACGGCACTTCGCTCAAGCCCGTCAAGGCGGCCCTCGCCGAGGGGAAGCTGGTCATCTTCGACATTGACGTCCAGGGGCACGATGCCGTTCAAAACCGCATGGGCGACATTACGACTTCCGCGTTCATCACGACCCCGACGCTGAGCGAACTCGAACAGCGTCTGCGGGCGCGGGCAACCGATGCGGCGGAAGTGATCGAACGCCGGATCGATATGGCCAAACGCGAGGTCCAGCGTATGAGCGAGTACGACTACATCATCATCAACGACGACCTCGACGAGGCGGCGGAGGTGCTTGTCTCCGTTGCCAGGGCCGCCCGCTTGAAAGTCCCGACCCTCAAGATCAACGCATTCGTACAGGCGTGGGAAGCGCACTAG
- a CDS encoding ABC transporter ATP-binding protein, translating to MKLLEASGIAHHFDYPLFSGVDLSIESHESVAIIGVSGSGKSTLLHILSTLLTPDSGSVTLMGEPMEGLSNRGLVELRRKQLGIIFQSHYLFKGFTGAENLEVASILSNEPVEPELLRALKIEHVVGQKVTELSGGQQQRLSVARVLTKKPRLIYADEPTGNLDLETACEVMDLFDSYIAKHDAGLLLVTHELQLADRCQRVYKLDEHQLVRVK from the coding sequence ATGAAACTGCTAGAAGCCAGCGGCATTGCCCACCATTTCGATTACCCGCTTTTTTCCGGTGTGGATCTCTCCATCGAGAGCCATGAGTCCGTTGCCATCATCGGGGTCAGCGGCAGCGGAAAATCAACCCTGCTTCATATCCTTTCGACCCTGCTCACTCCCGACAGCGGCAGCGTGACGCTGATGGGCGAACCGATGGAGGGGCTCTCCAATCGCGGTTTGGTGGAGCTGCGCCGGAAGCAGCTTGGGATCATATTCCAGTCGCACTATCTCTTCAAAGGGTTTACGGGTGCGGAGAATCTCGAGGTCGCATCCATCCTCTCGAACGAGCCGGTCGAGCCGGAGCTGCTGCGGGCCCTCAAGATCGAACATGTTGTGGGCCAGAAGGTGACGGAACTTTCCGGCGGCCAGCAGCAGCGCCTCTCCGTCGCCCGGGTGCTGACGAAAAAACCGCGCCTGATCTATGCGGACGAGCCGACGGGGAACCTGGACCTGGAGACGGCCTGCGAAGTGATGGACCTTTTTGACAGCTATATCGCGAAACACGACGCCGGGCTCCTGCTTGTCACCCACGAACTGCAGCTGGCGGACCGCTGCCAGCGGGTATACAAGCTCGACGAGCATCAGTTGGTCCGGGTGAAATAG
- the tsf gene encoding translation elongation factor Ts, translated as MAAISAAMVKELRQATDAPMMDCKKALTESNGDMEKAKEWLRERGIAQAAKKADRVAAEGSVGLKISADNKRATLIEVNSETDFVAKNEGFQNLVSTTVEQAFTTEADSAEALRETEYEGKAFSVYFDEAVAKIGEKIELRRIAALSGNENVAVNGYVHSNTRIGVIVAIECDSAKTADAMVAVAKQVAMHASAMKPTTLSYKDFDAAYVEAETKGRIEAIKKENEELARLKKPLKNVPEYISMSQLTEDVLAAAETKMKEELIAEGKPEKIIPNILPGKLARYIEDNTTLDKEQCLLDQNYVLDDKKTVAAAVAEAAKAAGGSAEVVAFIRLEVGEGIEKKQDDFAAEVAAQMA; from the coding sequence ATGGCAGCAATTTCAGCAGCAATGGTAAAAGAGCTGCGTCAGGCGACTGACGCACCGATGATGGACTGTAAAAAGGCGCTCACCGAGTCAAACGGCGACATGGAAAAAGCCAAAGAGTGGCTGCGTGAACGCGGGATTGCTCAGGCCGCTAAAAAAGCGGACCGCGTTGCTGCTGAAGGCTCTGTTGGTCTGAAGATCTCTGCAGACAACAAGCGTGCGACACTGATCGAGGTTAACTCCGAGACAGACTTCGTTGCGAAAAACGAAGGCTTCCAGAACCTCGTTTCTACTACGGTAGAGCAGGCGTTCACGACAGAAGCGGACAGTGCGGAAGCGCTGCGCGAAACCGAGTACGAAGGCAAAGCGTTCAGCGTCTACTTCGACGAAGCGGTCGCGAAGATCGGCGAGAAGATCGAACTTCGCCGCATCGCGGCACTGAGCGGAAACGAAAACGTCGCGGTCAACGGCTATGTTCACTCCAACACGCGCATCGGCGTTATCGTTGCGATCGAGTGTGACTCCGCGAAAACGGCTGACGCCATGGTCGCCGTCGCAAAGCAGGTCGCCATGCACGCATCCGCGATGAAACCGACGACGCTGAGCTACAAAGATTTCGACGCGGCGTATGTCGAGGCGGAAACAAAAGGCCGCATCGAAGCGATCAAGAAAGAGAACGAAGAGCTCGCGCGTCTGAAAAAGCCGCTCAAAAACGTGCCGGAGTACATCTCCATGTCTCAACTGACAGAGGATGTCCTGGCCGCTGCGGAAACGAAGATGAAAGAGGAACTGATCGCCGAAGGCAAGCCTGAGAAGATCATCCCGAACATCCTGCCGGGTAAACTCGCGCGCTACATCGAGGATAACACGACGCTTGACAAAGAGCAGTGCCTCCTGGATCAGAACTATGTTCTTGATGACAAGAAAACGGTTGCAGCTGCAGTCGCCGAAGCGGCAAAAGCTGCCGGCGGCAGTGCTGAAGTCGTCGCATTCATCCGTCTCGAAGTCGGCGAAGGCATCGAGAAGAAACAAGACGATTTCGCTGCCGAAGTCGCTGCACAGATGGCGTAA
- the rpsB gene encoding 30S ribosomal protein S2, with protein MVTMKDLLECGVHFGHQTRRWNPKMKKYIFGVRKNIYIIDLQKTLRYFRNTYQIVVDATAEGKTIMFVGTKKQARVAVKEAAESCGMPYVDNRWLGGMLTNFPTIQKSLRKLEVIEQMQESGQINLLTKKEALMMARTKEKLESYLGGIRDMKKLPDMMFVVDAVKEHIAVKEARNLGIPVIAPLDTNCDPDLIDFPIPGNDDAIRSIQLFCKEMAAAVNEGKAMIADNAEAEGEEVEAAAEAAEETAEETTTEEA; from the coding sequence ATGGTAACTATGAAAGACCTTCTCGAGTGCGGTGTCCACTTCGGCCACCAAACACGCCGCTGGAACCCGAAAATGAAAAAATACATCTTCGGTGTTCGCAAAAACATTTACATCATCGACCTGCAGAAGACGCTGCGCTACTTCCGCAACACGTATCAGATTGTTGTTGATGCAACTGCCGAAGGCAAGACGATCATGTTCGTCGGTACGAAAAAACAGGCACGCGTTGCCGTCAAAGAAGCGGCAGAGAGCTGTGGTATGCCTTACGTTGACAACCGCTGGCTCGGCGGTATGCTGACCAACTTCCCGACGATCCAGAAATCCCTTCGCAAGCTTGAGGTGATCGAGCAGATGCAAGAGAGCGGCCAGATCAACCTGCTGACGAAAAAAGAAGCGCTGATGATGGCTCGTACGAAAGAGAAGCTCGAGTCTTACCTCGGCGGTATCCGCGATATGAAAAAACTGCCGGATATGATGTTCGTCGTTGACGCCGTCAAAGAGCACATCGCCGTTAAAGAAGCACGCAACCTCGGTATCCCAGTTATCGCACCGCTCGATACGAACTGTGATCCGGACCTGATCGACTTCCCGATCCCGGGCAACGACGACGCTATCCGCTCGATCCAGCTTTTCTGTAAAGAGATGGCAGCAGCGGTCAACGAAGGTAAAGCGATGATAGCCGACAACGCGGAAGCGGAAGGCGAAGAGGTCGAAGCGGCTGCAGAAGCTGCGGAAGAAACAGCAGAAGAAACAACGACAGAGGAAGCATAA
- a CDS encoding DUF3373 family protein, whose translation MKKQLILSVAAAAILSIGLQADETTDRMEAMEAQIEALQEQLSAMKDAKADETAATEDDEEGSEEEVDETDERLTDLEEQVSTINRNTSGSHLKFGVDFRTAVDNLNYKMAGNAYNPDTMAFDGDDTQSNDAFLTNRLWLNMEWLATENMSFTAQLAYNKAYGYRSGFNGGYPGFETFDWITNENAYDDVVRVRSAYFFYRNDTFLGAEIPWTFSIGRRPSTNGHLINLRDDDRPASPMGHNINVEFDGMSSKFSFEDLTGIDGMYIKFCAGRGGTNANAKFFTINMDSNNTLGIAAPYAKNDADLPDIDLGGLIFVPYDDGQYSLGAQYYYAAHLIDASVTPTPSGYVFHNMQDVGNMHAVTANFMINGIGNGWSDFLDDTIFFASGAVSITDPKKGAADQGMLGSKESKTGSSYWVGLQIPTLFTDMGRIGFEYNHGDKYWRSITYAEDTNIGSKVATRGSAYEAYYTDYLIEDVFSFQIRYTYIDYEYTGSNGFFGSTTGTPYKIDDLAATNPGLASATVDKAQDIRFYLRYRY comes from the coding sequence ATGAAAAAACAGTTGATCCTTTCCGTTGCCGCCGCGGCCATACTCAGCATCGGTCTCCAGGCCGATGAAACGACCGACCGCATGGAGGCGATGGAGGCGCAGATCGAGGCCCTTCAGGAACAGCTTTCCGCCATGAAAGACGCCAAAGCCGATGAAACGGCAGCCACTGAAGACGATGAAGAAGGCAGTGAAGAGGAGGTGGATGAGACCGATGAGCGTCTGACCGACCTTGAAGAGCAGGTCAGCACGATCAACCGCAACACCTCCGGAAGCCACCTCAAGTTCGGGGTCGATTTCCGTACGGCCGTCGACAATCTGAACTACAAGATGGCCGGGAACGCCTACAATCCCGATACGATGGCCTTCGACGGTGACGACACCCAGAGCAATGACGCCTTTCTCACCAACCGCCTCTGGCTCAACATGGAGTGGCTGGCGACGGAAAATATGAGTTTTACGGCCCAGCTCGCCTATAACAAGGCCTACGGATACCGCAGTGGGTTCAATGGGGGCTACCCGGGCTTCGAGACCTTCGACTGGATCACGAACGAAAACGCCTATGACGACGTTGTCCGCGTCCGTTCTGCATACTTCTTCTACCGCAACGACACCTTCCTCGGTGCGGAGATCCCCTGGACCTTCAGCATCGGCCGCCGACCCTCCACCAACGGCCACCTGATCAATCTGCGTGACGACGACCGTCCCGCTTCGCCGATGGGGCACAACATCAACGTCGAATTTGACGGGATGAGCTCCAAGTTCAGCTTTGAAGATCTCACCGGCATCGACGGGATGTACATCAAGTTCTGCGCCGGACGCGGCGGCACGAATGCCAACGCGAAGTTCTTTACAATCAATATGGATAGCAACAATACCCTTGGTATCGCCGCTCCCTACGCCAAGAATGACGCCGACCTTCCGGACATCGACCTCGGCGGCCTGATCTTCGTTCCTTACGATGACGGCCAGTACAGCCTCGGCGCACAATACTACTATGCCGCCCACCTCATCGACGCTTCCGTCACCCCGACGCCGAGCGGATACGTCTTCCATAATATGCAGGATGTTGGGAATATGCACGCGGTCACGGCGAATTTCATGATCAACGGTATCGGCAACGGCTGGAGCGATTTCCTCGACGATACGATCTTCTTCGCCAGCGGTGCCGTGAGTATCACCGATCCGAAAAAGGGTGCGGCCGATCAGGGGATGCTCGGTTCGAAAGAGAGCAAAACCGGTTCGTCTTACTGGGTCGGTCTCCAGATCCCGACGCTGTTCACCGATATGGGCCGTATCGGCTTCGAATACAACCACGGCGACAAGTACTGGCGTTCTATCACCTACGCCGAGGATACGAACATCGGTTCCAAAGTCGCGACGCGCGGTAGTGCTTACGAAGCGTACTACACGGACTACCTGATCGAGGATGTCTTCAGCTTCCAGATCCGTTATACGTACATCGATTACGAGTACACCGGTTCCAACGGATTCTTCGGCTCTACGACGGGTACGCCGTATAAGATCGACGATCTCGCCGCCACCAATCCGGGACTGGCAAGCGCGACCGTCGACAAAGCACAGGACATCCGCTTCTACCTGCGCTACCGCTACTAA
- a CDS encoding peroxiredoxin, with product MLEVGTVAPDFCLENQDEVEICSRDLKGKWIVLYFYPKDNTPGCTTEACDFTEQLPEFQGLKAAIFGVSADSPKVHRGFIEKQSLKITLLSDPEHAMMEDYGVWAMKKNYGKEYMGIVRTTYIIDPEGKVAAAWGNVKVRQKRSKQGVKYEIVHVEEVKKKLAELQNG from the coding sequence ATGTTGGAAGTCGGAACTGTTGCACCGGATTTTTGCCTGGAGAACCAGGACGAGGTGGAGATCTGTTCGCGCGATCTCAAAGGGAAATGGATCGTGCTCTACTTCTACCCCAAGGACAATACGCCCGGGTGTACGACCGAAGCGTGCGATTTTACCGAGCAGCTGCCGGAATTCCAGGGGCTCAAGGCGGCCATTTTCGGCGTCAGCGCCGACTCCCCGAAGGTCCACCGCGGCTTTATCGAGAAGCAGTCGTTGAAGATCACCCTGCTCAGCGACCCGGAGCATGCGATGATGGAAGATTACGGCGTCTGGGCCATGAAGAAGAACTACGGCAAAGAGTATATGGGCATCGTCCGCACGACCTACATCATTGACCCGGAGGGCAAAGTCGCCGCGGCATGGGGGAACGTCAAAGTACGCCAGAAGCGTTCAAAGCAGGGAGTTAAATACGAGATCGTACATGTCGAAGAGGTAAAAAAGAAGCTGGCGGAATTGCAGAACGGCTAA
- a CDS encoding DUF523 domain-containing protein — protein sequence MQKEKVIVSACLLGEACRYDGCSKRDDGVLTFLADKEVIPFCPEAPVLGTPRGRISVIATEDHGLRVKKDADDTDVTDALIEQTEALIKAHPDATGIILKSKSPSCGIGTTPVLDEAGNEIAKGNGVAADLLLHAFPDISIVDENSL from the coding sequence ATGCAAAAAGAGAAAGTGATCGTCTCGGCGTGTCTGCTGGGAGAAGCGTGCCGGTATGACGGCTGCTCCAAAAGGGATGACGGTGTTCTCACCTTTCTTGCAGACAAAGAGGTGATTCCCTTCTGCCCGGAAGCCCCGGTTCTGGGGACACCCCGCGGGCGGATCAGCGTCATCGCGACGGAGGATCACGGCCTGCGGGTCAAAAAAGATGCGGATGATACGGACGTAACTGATGCGCTTATCGAACAGACCGAGGCGCTGATCAAGGCGCACCCGGACGCGACGGGGATCATCCTCAAATCGAAATCCCCCAGCTGCGGCATCGGCACGACGCCTGTTTTGGATGAAGCGGGCAACGAGATCGCCAAAGGAAACGGGGTGGCGGCGGACCTGCTGCTGCATGCGTTTCCCGATATCAGTATCGTCGACGAGAATAGTTTATAG
- a CDS encoding aldehyde dehydrogenase family protein, whose protein sequence is MEAKVFFGSTEAVTGQWTERRSPYDSRVVSKAPVCVAEETIRALEIAKAATKAAKASTLSQRCDWLHDVAAKLREQKEDLAKTITDEVGKPIAFARVEVERCIETVILAAETMRTMHGETINTDAMPSGRKTTAFYIREPVGVIAAITPFNFPLNLVAHKLAPALVAGNTVVLKPTPEAPLTAYKFAKIFIESPYAVKDALSVVYGDAEVGSTLVGSDIPRKISFTGSVPVGNIITKSAGIKKVSLELGGNAATFIDKSADLDLAAQRCALGAFVNSGQVCISLQRIYVHSDVYDAFAEKMAEATQKLVVGSPYEDDTFMGPLINEEAAERALSWVQSAIDEGARPMTEVKCEGTMFYPTVMADVTDDMAIVCEEVFAPIVSLVKVEGFDDAAPRMNDSPYGLQFSVFTNDLALTQRAISELEAGGVVINDMPTLRFDIQPYGGVKLSGVGREGPRFAIEEMTELKSVVIA, encoded by the coding sequence ATGGAAGCAAAAGTATTTTTCGGATCGACGGAAGCGGTCACAGGCCAGTGGACGGAACGCCGCAGCCCTTATGACAGCAGGGTCGTGTCGAAGGCTCCCGTCTGCGTCGCGGAGGAAACCATTCGGGCACTGGAGATTGCCAAAGCGGCCACAAAAGCGGCCAAAGCGTCGACGCTGTCACAGCGCTGCGATTGGCTGCACGACGTAGCGGCAAAGCTTCGGGAACAGAAAGAAGACCTGGCAAAAACGATTACGGACGAGGTCGGCAAACCGATCGCTTTCGCCCGGGTCGAGGTGGAGCGCTGCATCGAAACGGTCATCCTCGCCGCCGAGACGATGCGCACCATGCACGGCGAAACGATCAATACCGATGCGATGCCAAGCGGCCGTAAGACGACGGCCTTCTATATCCGCGAACCGGTCGGCGTCATTGCGGCGATCACCCCCTTCAACTTCCCGCTGAACCTGGTAGCGCACAAGCTCGCCCCCGCCCTTGTCGCCGGGAATACGGTCGTGCTCAAACCGACGCCGGAGGCGCCGCTGACGGCCTACAAGTTCGCGAAAATCTTCATCGAGAGCCCTTATGCGGTCAAGGATGCGCTGAGTGTCGTCTACGGCGATGCCGAAGTCGGCAGTACCCTGGTCGGCAGCGACATCCCGCGCAAGATCAGCTTCACCGGCTCCGTCCCGGTCGGCAACATCATCACCAAGAGTGCCGGGATCAAAAAGGTGAGCCTGGAGCTCGGCGGCAACGCGGCGACCTTCATCGACAAGAGCGCCGATCTCGATCTTGCCGCGCAGCGCTGTGCGCTCGGGGCCTTCGTCAACTCCGGGCAGGTCTGCATCTCGCTTCAGCGCATCTATGTCCACAGTGACGTCTACGACGCGTTTGCGGAGAAAATGGCCGAAGCGACGCAGAAGCTCGTTGTCGGATCGCCCTACGAAGACGACACCTTTATGGGACCGCTCATCAACGAAGAGGCGGCGGAGCGGGCACTCTCATGGGTGCAAAGCGCCATTGACGAAGGGGCGCGTCCGATGACGGAGGTGAAGTGCGAAGGCACGATGTTCTACCCGACGGTCATGGCGGACGTCACCGATGATATGGCGATCGTCTGCGAGGAGGTCTTCGCGCCGATCGTCTCCCTGGTCAAGGTCGAGGGCTTCGACGACGCTGCCCCCCGGATGAACGATTCGCCCTACGGGCTGCAGTTCTCCGTCTTTACCAACGACCTGGCATTGACGCAGCGCGCGATCAGCGAGCTCGAGGCAGGGGGAGTCGTCATCAATGATATGCCGACCCTGCGTTTTGACATCCAGCCCTACGGCGGGGTCAAGCTGAGCGGCGTCGGCCGCGAGGGGCCGCGGTTCGCCATCGAGGAGATGACGGAACTCAAATCGGTCGTCATCGCGTAG
- a CDS encoding globin, whose translation MLNLEIIPGQLGVRPPVTKPHPGFYPQVGEARFRKLVDEHYELIRNSDIAFLFPVNDEDDFQQAKTNAADFFIQICGGPDYFNQHRGEPRMVGRHAPFRIDEAARRRWLEFYAQLLPQLVEEGIDEAYVQSFWDYINVFSAWMINTPSA comes from the coding sequence ATGCTTAACCTTGAAATCATCCCCGGCCAGCTCGGCGTCCGTCCCCCGGTAACAAAACCCCATCCCGGCTTCTACCCGCAGGTCGGCGAAGCGCGCTTCCGTAAACTCGTCGACGAGCACTACGAACTGATCCGTAACAGCGATATCGCCTTCCTCTTCCCCGTCAACGACGAAGATGACTTCCAACAGGCCAAGACCAATGCCGCGGACTTCTTTATCCAGATCTGCGGCGGCCCGGACTACTTCAACCAGCACCGCGGCGAGCCCCGCATGGTCGGCCGCCACGCCCCTTTCCGCATCGACGAAGCGGCCCGCCGCCGCTGGCTGGAGTTCTACGCCCAGCTGCTGCCGCAGCTCGTCGAAGAGGGCATCGACGAAGCGTACGTCCAGTCCTTCTGGGACTACATCAACGTCTTCTCCGCGTGGATGATCAACACACCATCAGCCTAA
- the ade gene encoding adenine deaminase, with product MVIESNYVDIRRREIYPASVVIEAGLIRSVTKIDTPCSTYLLPGFIDAHIHIESSMLPPSEFARLAVLHGTVATVSDPHEIANVLGIKGVEFMLENAQKVPFHFAFGASPCVPATPFETSGALLGVEEVKTLLANPQIRYLSEVMNFPGVVAGDAEMHAKIAAAKTLGKPVDGHAPGLRGDDLKRYIAAGITTDHEAFTYEEGLEKVQAGMKILIREGSAAKNFEALAPLIKAYPDMLMFCSDDRHPDDLRREHIDALVRRAVAKGYDLFDVLRIACLNPIDHYGLGVGTLQPGESADLIEVNNLEDFSVLRTVIGGRIVAEKGRSLIHSVPLPELNNFHAAPKRPEDFAFPPCDTVEVIEAVDGELVTHEMIASLKNVPARRIGDPEHDILKIAVVNRYEEAPPAVAYVSGFGLKEGAIASSVAHDSHNIIAVGCSDEAIAEAVNLIIDSRGGICALNAAEQHLLPLRIAGIMSGEDGFKVAEQYEMLDRFARSALGSKLHAPFMTLSFMALLVIPELKLSDKGLFDGRTFHFIKGCRTEP from the coding sequence ATGGTCATCGAATCCAATTACGTCGATATCCGCCGCCGCGAGATCTACCCTGCCAGTGTCGTGATCGAAGCAGGTCTCATCCGGTCCGTCACCAAAATCGACACCCCCTGCTCCACCTACCTCCTCCCCGGCTTCATCGACGCGCATATCCACATTGAAAGCTCCATGCTCCCGCCGAGCGAATTCGCCCGCCTCGCCGTCCTTCACGGTACGGTGGCAACCGTCTCCGACCCCCACGAGATCGCCAACGTCCTCGGGATCAAAGGGGTCGAGTTCATGCTGGAAAATGCCCAGAAGGTCCCCTTCCACTTCGCCTTCGGGGCCTCCCCCTGCGTCCCGGCGACCCCCTTTGAAACAAGCGGCGCGCTCCTCGGCGTCGAGGAGGTGAAAACACTGCTGGCAAACCCGCAGATCCGCTACCTTAGCGAGGTGATGAACTTCCCGGGGGTTGTCGCCGGCGACGCGGAGATGCATGCAAAGATCGCGGCTGCAAAGACGCTGGGAAAACCCGTCGACGGCCACGCCCCCGGTCTGCGCGGCGACGACCTGAAACGCTACATTGCTGCCGGCATCACGACCGACCATGAAGCCTTCACCTACGAAGAGGGGCTGGAAAAGGTTCAGGCGGGCATGAAGATCCTCATCCGTGAGGGCTCCGCCGCGAAAAACTTCGAAGCCCTTGCCCCGCTGATAAAAGCGTACCCCGACATGCTGATGTTCTGCAGCGACGACCGCCACCCCGACGATCTCCGCCGAGAACATATTGACGCCCTCGTACGGCGCGCCGTCGCCAAGGGGTATGACCTCTTCGACGTGCTTCGCATCGCCTGCCTCAATCCCATTGATCACTACGGGCTCGGCGTCGGTACGCTGCAGCCGGGGGAGAGCGCCGACCTCATCGAAGTCAATAATCTGGAGGATTTCAGCGTTCTACGGACCGTTATCGGGGGCCGCATTGTTGCCGAAAAAGGCAGAAGCCTTATCCACTCCGTACCGCTGCCGGAGCTCAACAACTTCCATGCGGCGCCTAAGCGGCCGGAGGATTTTGCCTTTCCGCCCTGTGACACCGTGGAGGTGATCGAGGCCGTCGACGGCGAACTGGTCACCCACGAGATGATCGCCTCGCTGAAAAACGTCCCTGCCCGCCGCATCGGTGACCCCGAGCACGACATTCTCAAAATTGCCGTCGTCAACCGTTACGAAGAGGCCCCGCCCGCCGTCGCCTACGTCAGCGGTTTCGGACTGAAAGAGGGGGCCATCGCCTCCAGCGTCGCCCACGATTCCCACAACATCATCGCCGTCGGCTGCAGCGACGAAGCGATCGCCGAGGCGGTCAACCTCATCATCGATTCCCGGGGCGGTATCTGCGCATTGAACGCCGCGGAACAGCATCTGCTGCCACTGCGCATCGCCGGGATCATGAGCGGAGAAGACGGTTTCAAAGTCGCTGAACAGTACGAAATGCTGGACCGCTTCGCAAGATCGGCGCTGGGTTCAAAATTGCACGCACCGTTTATGACCCTCTCGTTTATGGCGTTGCTCGTCATCCCCGAACTCAAACTCAGCGACAAGGGGCTCTTCGACGGGCGGACCTTCCACTTCATCAAAGGGTGCAGAACAGAACCATGA
- a CDS encoding NCS2 family permease — protein MNPFQLRDHGTDVRTEMTAGFTTFLAMLYIVPVNAAILSAAGLPFDAVITATAVMTIIASILNGLWANTPIAMSVGMGLNAYFSFGLVKGMGLAWQTALGIVFLSGILYILISITPLRRWMITTIPVDVKRAVSAGIGAFIAFIGMEQLHLITDSPATLVTLGNLKDPHLLIGLFGLGLAIFFVIKKVRGAFILSITLTALLAWATGVEPMPESFFSLPASMAPIAFELDITSALSLSMAPLILIFLITDLFDTLGTLTGVGMRANLFHGKDSVPLQRTIEADAAATMLSGLAGVTSTTAFIESAAGVEAGGRTGLTAVVTGLLFILPLFWLPFFQAIPSNAVYPVLIVIGVMMFGELQHIDYSDAAVKYSTFLIVLGMPLTYSITDGLLLGSLAYVFIRLIQGRFRQIDIAMGVLAAVALLVFFVL, from the coding sequence ATGAACCCTTTTCAACTCCGCGACCACGGCACGGACGTCCGCACCGAGATGACCGCCGGCTTTACGACCTTCCTCGCCATGCTCTACATCGTCCCCGTCAACGCCGCGATCCTCAGTGCAGCAGGCCTTCCTTTTGATGCCGTCATCACGGCGACGGCGGTCATGACCATCATTGCCTCCATCCTCAACGGCCTCTGGGCCAACACCCCTATTGCCATGAGCGTCGGCATGGGGCTCAACGCCTACTTCAGCTTCGGGCTCGTCAAGGGGATGGGGCTGGCATGGCAGACGGCGCTGGGGATCGTCTTCCTCTCCGGCATCCTCTATATCCTCATCAGCATCACTCCGCTGCGGCGCTGGATGATCACAACGATCCCCGTCGATGTCAAACGCGCCGTCAGCGCAGGTATCGGGGCCTTCATCGCCTTTATCGGGATGGAGCAGCTTCACCTCATCACGGACAGCCCGGCGACCCTGGTCACCCTGGGCAACCTCAAAGACCCCCACCTCCTCATCGGCCTCTTCGGCCTCGGCCTGGCGATCTTTTTTGTCATCAAAAAGGTCCGTGGAGCCTTTATCCTCTCCATCACGTTGACCGCCCTGCTCGCCTGGGCGACGGGGGTGGAGCCGATGCCCGAGAGCTTTTTCTCCCTGCCCGCCTCTATGGCACCGATCGCCTTCGAACTCGACATCACCTCGGCGCTCAGCCTCTCGATGGCGCCGCTCATCCTCATCTTCCTCATCACCGACCTCTTTGACACCCTCGGCACCCTGACGGGGGTCGGGATGCGCGCGAACCTCTTCCACGGCAAGGACTCCGTCCCCCTGCAGCGCACCATCGAGGCCGACGCCGCGGCGACGATGCTCAGCGGCCTTGCCGGGGTCACCAGCACAACCGCATTCATCGAGAGCGCCGCGGGCGTCGAAGCAGGTGGACGGACGGGACTGACCGCCGTCGTTACCGGGCTGCTTTTCATATTGCCGCTCTTCTGGCTCCCCTTTTTCCAGGCCATCCCCTCCAACGCCGTCTATCCCGTTCTTATCGTTATCGGCGTCATGATGTTTGGGGAACTGCAGCACATCGACTATTCGGACGCGGCGGTCAAATACAGCACTTTCCTCATCGTTCTGGGGATGCCGCTCACCTACTCCATCACCGACGGCCTGCTGCTGGGCTCACTCGCCTACGTCTTTATCCGCCTCATCCAGGGGCGCTTCAGGCAGATCGATATCGCGATGGGCGTCCTCGCCGCCGTCGCCCTGCTCGTCTTTTTCGTCCTCTGA